The Peribacillus simplex genome contains the following window.
GACTAAGTAATCCATCGTAATATTTACCGATCCCTCCAAAGCATTCTCAATCGGTACGAGCGCGTGATTCACTTCCCCGTCCCGGACAGCATCAAGGCAGTCTGGAATCGTGTTCATCGGCATTTTTATATCATTAGGAAATAGTCGCGAAACAGCTAAATCCGTGAACGTCGCTTTTGGTCCAAGAAATGCAATTTTTGATGTCATATTATAAACTCCTTTTCACGGAAAATCTATTGTTTATGTTATGCCATTTTCTGATTTTTTACAATAGTTAATCGATAAATCATCCTCTAACAAATAAAAACAGCCTGTACATGTGAAATGTACAGGCTGTTTTCATGCGCCGTTCCCAATAATTTCGACTTTTTCGACGAACTCCATTTTACGCAATTTAGTAAGCAGTTCATCAATATCCATCGTCATCCCACCCGTGTTCAGAGATAGGGTAACATTGGCACGACCCTGCAAAGGAATCGTTTGGTGGATAGTCATGATGTTGCAACCGGATGAGGCGACGAGCCGTAAGAGCTCCGATAGAGTACCAGAACGATCCTCGAGGTAGAAGAACAGTGTAATCAGCTTTTCTTTAACAACAGTATGAAACGGAAATACCGTGTCACGGTATTTGTAAAAAGCACTCCTGCTTAGGTCCACTCGCTGTACCGCTTCCCAAACTGATTCCGCTTTTCCCCGTTCAATCATTTCTTTTGCATCCAGCGTTTTTTTCATCGCTTCGGGAAGGACATCCTCCCGAACGAGGAAAAATTTCTGATCGGCCTTATTCAAACTCCGCACGCCTCCTTTTGCCTGCCATCATGGTCTTCAATCAATCAACAAATTCAAATTCATATTCAAGGATACGGACGATATCGCCATTTGTTGCACCTTTTTGACGAAGGCCTTCGTCGACTCCGAATGAACGAAGCTGTCTAGCGAAACGACGTATGGACTCATCACGGGTAAAATCAGTCATTTTGAATAGACGTTCGATCTTGAATCCTGATACGGCAAAGCTGCCATCGGATTCGCGTTCAATATTAAATTCATCTGACTGTGATGTATGTTTATAAAGAACCCGGTGGATTCCAGTATTCTCTTCTTCATGATCAAGAGGGAACTCAGGCGTTTCTTCAATTTTATCAGCAATTGCATAAAGAAGCTCACGGATTCCTTCACGCGTTACGGCAGAAATCGGGAAAACAGGATAGTCTTCTTCCAGCTTTTCTTTGAATGCTGCTAAATTATCTGCTGAGTCCGGCATATCCATTTTACTTGCTACAATGATTTGCGGACGTTCAGTCAAGCGCAGGTTATACTCTTCCAACTCTTTATTGATTGTTTGGTAGTCTTCATATGGATCCCTGCCTTCAAGACCCGACATATCGATTACATGAACGATTACTCTCGTTCTTTCAATATGGCGCAGGAATTGATGTCCAAGGCCCACTCCTTCTGAAGCGCCTTCGATCAAACCCGGTAAATCGGCCATGACGAAGCTGCGGTGATCTTCCGTTTCCACCATTCCGAGGTTAGGAACGATCGTTGTGAAATGATATTCGGCAATTTTAGGTCTTGCTGCGGATACGACAGAAAGCAAAGTGGATTTCCCTACACTTGGGAAACCAACCAAACCGACATCAGCCAACAGTTTCAATTCCATGATTATATCGCGCTCTTGGCCCGGTTCACCGTTCTCCGCGATTTCAGGTGCAGGATTGGCAGGTGTAGCAAAACGGGAATTTCCCCGGCCTCCACGGCCACCCTTTGCGATAATGGCGCGCTGCCCGTGCTCAACTAAATCAGCAATGACTTCTTTCGTTTTTTCATCAATGACAACCGTGCCTGGTGGAACTTTGATGACCATATCCTTTGCGGCCGCACCATGCATGTTTTTGGACATGCCATGTTCCCCGCGGGGTGCCTTAAAGTGACGTTGATAACGGAAATCCATTAACGTACGCAAGCCCTCTTCCACTTCAAAAACGACATTTGCCCCATTACCGCCATCTCCGCCGGCAGGTCCGCCTTTTGGTATGAATTTCTCACGACGATAAGCAACTATTCCGTTACCACCGTCTCCGCCTTTTATATAGACTTTCGTTTGATCGACAAACATGCTATCACTTCCTTGTTTTCTGCAAGTCATTTCTTGCTGTATACTTCTCTAAAAGTTAATATCCATCTTAAAAAATATTTCATCCTCATTACATTCGAGAATTTCAATTGATTGCTCGGCCGTTAATGAACTTTCCAAAAACTCCCTCACTGCGGATTGATCAATGAACCTGCCTTGCATATGAAAGGAACAGCGCATATCGCTCACTTCTTTTTCTTT
Protein-coding sequences here:
- a CDS encoding ACT domain-containing protein; its protein translation is MNKADQKFFLVREDVLPEAMKKTLDAKEMIERGKAESVWEAVQRVDLSRSAFYKYRDTVFPFHTVVKEKLITLFFYLEDRSGTLSELLRLVASSGCNIMTIHQTIPLQGRANVTLSLNTGGMTMDIDELLTKLRKMEFVEKVEIIGNGA
- the obgE gene encoding GTPase ObgE: MFVDQTKVYIKGGDGGNGIVAYRREKFIPKGGPAGGDGGNGANVVFEVEEGLRTLMDFRYQRHFKAPRGEHGMSKNMHGAAAKDMVIKVPPGTVVIDEKTKEVIADLVEHGQRAIIAKGGRGGRGNSRFATPANPAPEIAENGEPGQERDIIMELKLLADVGLVGFPSVGKSTLLSVVSAARPKIAEYHFTTIVPNLGMVETEDHRSFVMADLPGLIEGASEGVGLGHQFLRHIERTRVIVHVIDMSGLEGRDPYEDYQTINKELEEYNLRLTERPQIIVASKMDMPDSADNLAAFKEKLEEDYPVFPISAVTREGIRELLYAIADKIEETPEFPLDHEEENTGIHRVLYKHTSQSDEFNIERESDGSFAVSGFKIERLFKMTDFTRDESIRRFARQLRSFGVDEGLRQKGATNGDIVRILEYEFEFVD